The Herbaspirillum sp. RTI4 genome has a segment encoding these proteins:
- a CDS encoding ShlB/FhaC/HecB family hemolysin secretion/activation protein: MRRLLVTGIAGLVFLAATPAMAASDDHFDILRFQIDGNTLLPDEQVQRLLAPLVGRGRVYGDVQKALEALELAYRQAGFSTVQVYVPEQELTGGVVLIHVTESKIGTVTVTGNQYFSEANIRASLPFLAVGTMPNLREISESIQLANDNPAKQVAVTLGAADEGDDAKIDAKVVVTDSNPLRIFTTLDNTGSPATGQWRTGIALQHSNLFNSDQVGTLAYTLSPDSPKGVSVALYSLGYRIPIYTFGDSLDFVYGKSSVNTPSSSPTLGGSLGILGKGDVLGARWNHFFARQGEGSSKLVTSIDYKKIDSRCDINGVDLASVGLAPGPCLPYTVRPIGLTYIAQSQGVNEASDYSIGLSRNIPIGTTHVNTDGTVDRYSFLTPGNRRTVDAFMVLRGGGSWFKGLTGGWQARLAFNAQYTNTPLLSGEQFGMAGANSVRGFGERAVAADSGMIVNAEFYTPELAGENKFPGNLRFLTFVDVGRGYNNHVGSSGVPDQVTVASTGVGMRFAVGRTFNLKLDVARVANPGTSVADKRGDWTAHLSAMLGF; this comes from the coding sequence ATGAGGCGATTGCTTGTTACTGGAATCGCCGGACTGGTTTTTCTGGCGGCGACGCCGGCGATGGCAGCCTCCGACGATCACTTCGACATCCTGCGTTTCCAGATCGACGGCAATACCCTGTTGCCCGACGAGCAAGTGCAGCGGTTGCTCGCGCCGCTTGTGGGCCGTGGCCGGGTATATGGCGATGTGCAGAAAGCCCTGGAGGCATTGGAACTGGCGTATCGCCAGGCCGGATTCAGCACCGTGCAAGTCTATGTGCCGGAGCAGGAACTCACCGGCGGCGTGGTGCTGATCCATGTGACCGAAAGCAAAATCGGCACCGTCACCGTCACCGGCAATCAGTATTTCAGCGAAGCCAATATCCGCGCCAGCCTGCCATTTCTGGCGGTCGGCACGATGCCCAACCTGCGCGAGATTTCTGAATCGATTCAATTGGCCAATGACAATCCGGCCAAGCAAGTTGCGGTCACGCTGGGCGCGGCCGATGAGGGCGACGATGCAAAAATCGACGCCAAAGTCGTTGTGACCGACAGCAACCCGCTGCGCATTTTCACTACGCTGGACAATACCGGCAGCCCCGCAACCGGGCAATGGCGTACCGGCATAGCCCTACAGCATTCCAATCTATTCAATAGCGATCAGGTCGGAACGCTGGCCTATACCCTTTCGCCCGATAGTCCCAAGGGCGTCAGCGTGGCCTTGTATTCGCTCGGCTATCGCATCCCGATTTACACCTTCGGCGACAGCCTCGATTTTGTGTACGGTAAATCCAGCGTCAATACACCAAGCTCTTCGCCTACGCTGGGCGGCTCCCTCGGCATCCTTGGCAAAGGCGATGTGCTGGGCGCGCGATGGAATCATTTCTTTGCGCGGCAGGGAGAGGGCAGCAGCAAACTGGTGACCAGTATCGATTACAAAAAAATTGATTCCCGCTGCGATATCAACGGCGTCGATCTGGCCTCGGTCGGATTGGCACCCGGCCCTTGTCTGCCCTATACAGTCCGGCCCATCGGCCTGACTTACATCGCCCAGAGTCAGGGCGTGAACGAAGCCAGCGATTACAGCATCGGCCTGTCGCGCAATATTCCTATCGGCACCACTCACGTCAATACCGACGGTACGGTCGACCGCTATTCCTTTTTAACGCCGGGCAACCGCCGCACCGTCGATGCCTTTATGGTGTTGCGCGGCGGCGGTTCGTGGTTCAAGGGCCTGACTGGCGGCTGGCAAGCGCGGCTGGCGTTCAACGCGCAATACACCAATACCCCCCTGTTATCCGGCGAACAATTCGGCATGGCGGGAGCCAATTCGGTGCGCGGTTTTGGCGAACGCGCCGTTGCCGCCGACAGTGGAATGATCGTCAATGCCGAGTTCTACACACCCGAGCTGGCGGGAGAAAACAAGTTTCCCGGCAATCTGCGCTTTTTGACGTTTGTGGATGTGGGACGCGGCTACAACAACCATGTCGGCAGCAGCGGCGTGCCCGACCAGGTCACGGTTGCCAGCACGGGCGTGGGCATGCGGTTTGCCGTGGGACGCACTTTTAATCTGAAGTTGGATGTGGCGCGGGTCGCCAATCCCGGCACTTCCGTCGCGGACAAGCGCGGCGACTGGACTGCGCATCTGAGCGCGATGTTGGGATTCTGA
- a CDS encoding filamentous hemagglutinin N-terminal domain-containing protein, producing the protein MSDANTGRDKPTAGRTMDLVPPPMTVRVVRIVRIGGRRLTLSWRPRKRASTLLDGLLRRSWRMLFGAALRKTTMAVAVCAAWSTSAMAAAPALNALPVVSQIVSGVSGVTQSGNVMTITQAQQAGIIDFSSFNVGASALLTIRQSSAAWSLLARVTGTDPSQIYGQITAPGSLTLINPNGIMVGPSGRIDVGSFIASTLNMSNDDFLAGRLTFAGGATVGAVQNLGTINTVQGGSVYLIGSSVTNGGLINAPGGEVILAAGQTVQLVDTGTPGVSVAITGSAGNVTNLGQITAEAGRIGLAAGLVNNSGTLNASSLVKEGGRIFLRASSTLATSATSDIRADGVSGGNVVLYSDGSANIDGTVSALGSAGVGGYVETSGKQSLSVVNTPKVGAGGQWYIDPYDLTIDENGTPADTTGSSNAIYSSGSHSVIKASTIMDQLNAGTSVTVSTGEGGADGGGNININSPLLKNSNDSTFTLNANNNIIVNADVTWNGGTLSMNPNGGGMGGSVTLNANVLMNGGQLSIYNNAQLNIGGTSAGSLTLVTGSNLSLSNTLNINSLGVLNMSGGQFNGGESISGLNNDGVLNLNAGDLSLADGTNTGGAFNVASGSTLSFTGYTNFNGTTNFGGQGNVGWADSIRINGGLTMAANGPALKIHDADLSVDSGSLVTNGVTTIDGAVTLDAGSIWNNGGQMTVQAVGSLAALGTDSVLTNQLGASLTILSSNTTNWTTVGWQNLVNNGTLTKQGSGSVFVPLKNTATGVVNIQGGTLGADFSSFTPNQGRIILSDGATLESDGTYLYNGATGIISGSGTISLSDILINNGLIAPGDATTTGTILLTGGGGYTQNSTGVLKIKMAGTANGQYDVLSVDKDIHLDGTLNLQLINGYRPVSGDRASFLVLPEGGSVSGTFATVTPASITLGDGTVAVPQVGYAQSAGEAARVTILGPSSDYFTNASGDMNWANPENWSAALPGASSNVYINAGYSVTHASGDDIVSSLLIAYANSLRVSGGSLTVLNRTTLNGGLTVSGSGALALVGALSGTGTLSVEGGTATLGQVTSAANGGTLTMNLSGGTLALTDDAKFGWLNVLGGTLSSAAGANLNVSEGFTQSGGNLVLLGDTALSQNTGDLNVGNVVAGNLVLEAVDGAIAQNAGTSLYVKKQLIASAVDGITLGNSGNRIAAFAADNSGSGDIVFLNSRDLSDSALAAVTLNGITNAGGNISINNTGATVTAPISAAFLSDLAPSNPDPLATLGIDTSGAISAPAGTVSIEAHSPLTIGSGGVSAQGNVGLVAGSSAANNDNLTVNGPIATKTGIVNLFAGTGIFINAKILGTLVANRTPLYGNGASSGVTAPVASSSNIITLTADTTSQLNRSVDKTQATVNVAAIVGSSDTSSQTTLASTQTVGGESGSFGGDDSVKESSTTPGSTKSASAKKPLPVCN; encoded by the coding sequence GTGAGTGACGCAAATACTGGCCGCGACAAGCCAACAGCAGGCCGGACGATGGACCTTGTTCCGCCACCGATGACCGTGCGTGTTGTGCGTATTGTGCGTATTGGCGGTCGACGGCTCACCTTGTCTTGGCGTCCGCGCAAGCGTGCCTCCACTTTGTTAGACGGTTTGCTGCGGCGATCATGGCGCATGCTGTTTGGCGCGGCGCTGCGTAAGACCACGATGGCTGTTGCCGTGTGCGCTGCCTGGAGTACGTCGGCTATGGCGGCCGCGCCGGCGCTGAATGCCTTGCCGGTGGTCAGTCAAATCGTGAGCGGTGTTTCCGGTGTGACGCAAAGCGGCAATGTGATGACCATCACGCAGGCGCAGCAAGCGGGCATCATCGATTTCAGTTCATTTAATGTCGGCGCCAGCGCGCTGCTCACTATTCGTCAGTCGAGCGCCGCATGGAGCTTGCTGGCGCGGGTAACCGGCACCGATCCTTCGCAGATCTACGGCCAGATTACCGCGCCGGGTTCGCTCACCCTGATCAATCCGAACGGCATCATGGTCGGTCCTTCCGGCCGCATCGACGTCGGCAGTTTTATCGCCAGTACACTCAATATGAGTAACGATGATTTTCTGGCTGGCCGACTGACCTTTGCTGGTGGCGCTACGGTAGGGGCCGTGCAGAATCTCGGCACCATCAACACCGTGCAAGGCGGCAGCGTATATCTGATCGGCTCCAGTGTGACGAATGGCGGTCTGATCAATGCCCCCGGCGGAGAAGTGATTCTGGCAGCGGGACAGACGGTGCAATTGGTCGACACCGGCACGCCCGGCGTATCGGTCGCTATTACCGGCAGTGCGGGCAATGTCACCAACCTCGGTCAGATTACGGCCGAAGCGGGCCGCATCGGATTGGCGGCAGGACTGGTCAATAACAGCGGCACACTCAATGCCAGCAGTCTGGTCAAGGAAGGCGGACGGATTTTCCTGCGCGCCTCTTCCACCCTCGCCACCAGCGCCACTTCCGATATCCGCGCCGATGGCGTGAGCGGCGGCAATGTTGTGTTGTATTCCGATGGCAGCGCCAATATCGACGGTACTGTGTCTGCGTTGGGCAGTGCCGGCGTCGGCGGCTATGTGGAGACTTCGGGCAAGCAATCGCTGTCGGTAGTCAACACGCCAAAGGTCGGCGCAGGCGGGCAGTGGTATATCGATCCCTATGATCTGACGATTGATGAAAACGGGACGCCCGCCGATACGACCGGCTCCAGCAATGCTATTTATTCTTCGGGCAGTCATTCCGTGATCAAGGCCAGCACCATCATGGATCAGCTCAACGCCGGTACCAGCGTGACGGTGTCGACTGGTGAGGGTGGTGCGGATGGTGGCGGCAATATCAATATCAACAGCCCACTGCTTAAAAATTCCAACGATTCGACATTCACACTGAATGCAAATAACAACATCATCGTCAACGCCGATGTGACGTGGAATGGCGGGACGCTGTCGATGAATCCGAACGGAGGAGGCATGGGGGGGAGCGTTACCCTCAATGCCAATGTACTGATGAACGGCGGCCAGCTGTCTATCTACAACAATGCGCAGCTCAATATTGGCGGCACCAGTGCCGGATCGCTGACGCTGGTAACCGGTTCTAATCTCTCCCTCTCGAATACCTTAAACATCAACTCCTTAGGTGTTCTGAACATGAGCGGCGGTCAGTTTAATGGCGGTGAGAGTATCAGCGGACTTAATAACGACGGAGTATTGAATCTGAATGCGGGCGACCTGAGCCTGGCCGACGGTACTAATACGGGGGGCGCGTTTAATGTTGCGAGTGGCTCGACGCTGAGTTTTACCGGGTATACGAATTTTAACGGCACCACCAACTTTGGCGGGCAGGGCAATGTCGGCTGGGCCGATTCTATTCGCATCAACGGCGGGCTGACGATGGCGGCGAACGGACCGGCGTTGAAGATACACGACGCCGATCTGTCGGTTGATAGTGGCTCACTGGTGACGAATGGCGTAACGACAATCGATGGGGCGGTGACGTTAGACGCAGGGTCAATCTGGAACAACGGCGGGCAAATGACGGTGCAGGCTGTCGGTTCTCTGGCCGCCTTGGGTACTGACTCAGTCTTAACCAATCAGTTGGGCGCATCCCTGACGATACTTTCCTCGAATACGACCAATTGGACAACAGTGGGCTGGCAAAATCTGGTCAACAACGGTACGCTGACCAAACAAGGCAGTGGTTCGGTATTCGTCCCGCTGAAAAATACGGCGACCGGTGTCGTTAATATTCAAGGCGGTACGCTGGGGGCAGACTTCAGTAGTTTCACTCCCAATCAGGGACGCATTATTCTTTCTGATGGCGCGACACTGGAGAGTGATGGTACTTATTTGTATAACGGTGCCACCGGTATCATCAGCGGTAGCGGCACTATCTCTCTGAGCGACATTCTGATTAATAATGGTCTTATCGCGCCGGGCGACGCTACGACGACAGGGACTATCTTGTTGACCGGTGGCGGCGGCTATACGCAAAACTCGACTGGTGTGCTGAAGATCAAGATGGCCGGTACTGCAAACGGCCAGTACGATGTGCTCAGCGTCGACAAGGACATCCATCTCGACGGTACGCTCAATCTTCAACTCATCAACGGCTACCGGCCGGTTTCTGGGGATAGGGCGAGCTTCCTGGTCCTGCCGGAAGGGGGCAGCGTTTCTGGCACCTTCGCCACGGTGACGCCGGCATCCATCACGTTGGGGGACGGGACAGTGGCAGTGCCTCAGGTGGGTTACGCGCAAAGCGCGGGTGAAGCCGCGCGCGTGACCATACTTGGCCCTAGCTCCGACTATTTTACTAACGCTTCGGGAGACATGAATTGGGCCAATCCTGAGAATTGGTCTGCGGCCTTGCCCGGCGCATCTTCCAACGTGTATATCAACGCCGGTTACAGCGTGACGCATGCTTCGGGCGACGACATTGTCAGCAGCCTGCTGATTGCCTATGCCAATTCGCTGCGGGTCTCGGGCGGATCTCTGACGGTGCTAAATAGAACCACACTCAACGGTGGCTTGACTGTTTCCGGCAGCGGGGCGCTGGCGCTGGTGGGAGCTTTGTCCGGTACGGGCACGCTATCGGTTGAAGGGGGAACGGCCACGCTGGGTCAGGTGACGAGTGCGGCAAATGGCGGGACGCTGACGATGAATCTTTCCGGCGGCACACTAGCGCTCACCGATGACGCCAAATTCGGCTGGCTCAATGTTCTCGGTGGCACGCTGAGCAGCGCGGCAGGGGCCAATCTCAATGTGTCGGAAGGTTTTACGCAGAGCGGCGGCAATCTCGTTTTGCTCGGCGATACGGCCTTGTCGCAGAACACCGGTGATTTGAATGTGGGCAATGTCGTTGCCGGCAATCTGGTGCTGGAAGCGGTTGACGGGGCGATTGCCCAAAACGCCGGCACTTCCCTGTACGTCAAAAAGCAGTTGATCGCCTCGGCAGTCGATGGGATTACATTGGGCAATAGCGGCAATCGCATTGCCGCATTCGCTGCCGATAACAGCGGCAGTGGCGATATCGTCTTTCTCAATAGCCGCGATCTGAGCGACAGCGCGCTGGCCGCCGTCACCTTGAACGGAATTACCAATGCCGGCGGCAATATCAGCATTAACAATACCGGTGCCACGGTCACTGCGCCGATCTCCGCTGCTTTCCTGAGCGATCTGGCTCCGTCGAATCCTGATCCCCTGGCTACTTTGGGTATCGATACCAGCGGCGCTATCAGCGCGCCAGCGGGAACGGTGTCGATTGAGGCGCATAGCCCGCTGACCATTGGCAGCGGCGGCGTGAGCGCGCAGGGTAATGTGGGTCTAGTCGCCGGCAGCTCTGCGGCGAACAACGACAATCTGACCGTCAACGGCCCGATCGCCACCAAAACGGGGATCGTTAATCTGTTTGCCGGGACCGGCATTTTTATCAACGCCAAAATCCTCGGCACTCTGGTGGCTAACCGCACGCCGCTGTACGGGAACGGCGCTTCGTCAGGGGTAACGGCCCCGGTTGCCTCTTCCAGCAACATCATTACCTTGACCGCAGATACCACCAGCCAGCTCAATCGCAGCGTGGACAAGACGCAGGCGACAGTCAATGTTGCCGCAATTGTTGGCAGCTCCGATACCAGCAGCCAGACTACGCTAGCCAGCACGCAGACGGTGGGCGGTGAAAGCGGCAGTTTCGGTGGCGACGATAGCGTCAAAGAGAGCAGTACTACGCCGGGCAGCACCAAGTCTGCCTCTGCCAAAAAACCACTTCCGGTGTGCAATTGA
- a CDS encoding FecR family protein: MMRKFLLTMLASLALLMTHAAWAQVGTVTHLSGMLTARHADGTTTVLAVKSSILQGDTLITQSDTYTRVKFVDSAEVVLRPGTQMEVSSYLYNEAQPEKSNVVLSLLKGGLRAVTGLIGKANHDAVNFNTPTATIGIRGTHFGALFCQADCGGVVAADGKAPPDGLHIDVVQGAILVKNNGGEQVFAAGQFGYVANPSAPPVIVPPSQGVQVTMPLSISRNAPTVQTAAASKGDGCLVQ; encoded by the coding sequence ATGATGCGTAAATTCCTCCTCACAATGCTGGCCTCGCTGGCGCTTTTAATGACGCATGCCGCATGGGCGCAAGTCGGTACGGTGACGCACTTATCCGGCATGTTGACTGCCCGTCATGCTGATGGCACTACCACGGTGCTGGCGGTGAAGTCCTCGATATTGCAGGGCGATACCCTGATTACGCAGAGCGATACCTATACCCGCGTCAAATTTGTCGATAGCGCCGAAGTGGTGCTGCGGCCGGGGACGCAAATGGAAGTGTCCAGTTATTTGTATAACGAGGCGCAGCCGGAAAAAAGCAATGTGGTGCTGAGCTTGCTCAAAGGCGGTTTGCGCGCGGTTACCGGTTTGATCGGCAAGGCCAATCACGATGCGGTGAATTTCAATACGCCAACGGCCACTATCGGCATTCGCGGCACGCATTTCGGTGCGCTGTTTTGTCAGGCCGATTGCGGCGGCGTGGTTGCCGCCGATGGCAAAGCGCCGCCGGATGGTTTGCACATTGATGTGGTGCAGGGAGCCATCCTTGTCAAAAATAATGGGGGGGAGCAAGTGTTCGCAGCGGGGCAGTTTGGTTATGTGGCCAATCCGAGTGCGCCGCCGGTGATCGTACCCCCATCGCAAGGGGTGCAGGTGACGATGCCTTTGTCGATCAGCCGTAATGCGCCGACGGTGCAAACGGCCGCCGCATCCAAGGGCGACGGATGCCTGGTGCAGTAA
- a CDS encoding 3',5'-cyclic-nucleotide phosphodiesterase yields the protein MRVKILGCSGGIGGGIGGGIGGGIGGGIGGGNEASPPLRTTSLLVDDDILIDAGTGAGDLTLDAMAKIDHVFLTHSHLDHIACLPFILDSVGDLRGKPLTMHATRETQAILQAHIFNWLIWPDFSQIPSVEKPFLRFNTIEVGQPVVIGQRSFTALPANHTVPAVGYRLDNDVSKASMVFSGDTTVCDALWEAVNRIPDLRYLIIESAFVNSELALAILSKHFCPSLLLSELKKLHARPDIYVTHAKPGQFEQIEREITQGGDHRLSMLMAASVFEF from the coding sequence ATGCGTGTAAAAATTCTTGGCTGTAGTGGCGGCATCGGTGGCGGCATCGGTGGCGGCATCGGTGGCGGCATCGGTGGCGGCATCGGTGGCGGCAACGAAGCCAGCCCTCCGCTGCGCACCACATCGCTACTGGTGGATGACGACATCCTCATCGACGCCGGTACCGGTGCCGGCGACCTGACGCTCGATGCGATGGCGAAAATCGACCATGTGTTCCTCACCCATTCGCATCTGGACCACATTGCCTGCCTGCCGTTTATTCTCGACAGCGTCGGCGATCTGCGCGGCAAGCCACTGACCATGCACGCCACCCGGGAAACGCAAGCTATCCTGCAAGCGCATATTTTCAACTGGTTGATCTGGCCCGATTTCAGCCAGATCCCTTCCGTCGAAAAACCATTCCTGCGTTTCAATACGATTGAAGTCGGCCAGCCCGTCGTCATCGGTCAGCGCAGCTTTACCGCGCTGCCAGCCAATCACACCGTACCCGCCGTCGGCTACCGGCTCGATAACGATGTCAGCAAGGCCAGCATGGTGTTCAGCGGCGACACCACGGTCTGCGATGCGCTGTGGGAAGCCGTCAACCGCATCCCTGATTTACGCTACCTGATTATCGAATCAGCCTTCGTCAACAGCGAACTCGCCCTGGCCATCCTGTCCAAACATTTCTGCCCTAGTCTGCTGCTGAGCGAACTGAAGAAGCTGCACGCGCGGCCAGACATTTACGTCACCCACGCCAAGCCCGGTCAGTTCGAGCAAATCGAACGCGAGATTACGCAAGGCGGCGATCATCGCCTGTCCATGCTGATGGCGGCATCGGTCTTCGAGTTTTAA
- a CDS encoding SLC26A/SulP transporter family protein, whose translation MTSTIQSFLRAVPGQLPAALVLALISISFTTSYAAMIYGSGGSALLAVGLPLLLLSLFVIMLLSACTSSLPFMVGGTDTNSVAVLSLLVAGIVGEMHANGSTPPQIAVTVMVAVSLSTLISGLCMLMLGGARRGNLVQFIPFPVVGGFLAGSGYLLLSGAFGIATGQELSFFSLPLLLHTHWLVLVPMLMVTGLMVLASKRQWRHPIVLPLILLGASAVFFIGLHLSDSSVEQARSMGWMFQPLPHSSELLPFNLPLSEVNWSLLSHHYREVLAMVVVVTLALLLNATAISLATKSEIDFNHELRSTGIANLVSGLMGGGIGAPSLSRTMINYRAGSRSRVTGVLAALFVLLFAGFFSDMISLVPKPVLAGLLGALAWGLLEEWVIKSRRHLSRSDYLLILLILVVIAVSGFVAGVVLGVMVACVLFVVDYGSISCIQMAFSGSSLTSRLERDRETSLLLKEEGYRIFGVCLQGFLFFGSSNQMVERVREQLRLQVEYVVIDFRRVQGVDASTSQSFIKLRQICNERGVTLVLTGVTESARLSLAHALGQGVAVPEFEYLDSGLEWIENALLQKLQTEQVAPDWHQSMAQHFAAEQLPHLFARLEVIDLQAGDLLFNKGDNGDGMYFIEYGQVSIWLSWEGGRPVRLRSFGSGTIVGEMALYTGLQRTADVMTDRPTRAHRLSAIHLRELEKEEPATALQLHNYVVKTIAGRLAVTNEAYRLSF comes from the coding sequence TTGACGTCCACCATCCAGTCTTTTTTACGAGCCGTGCCGGGGCAACTTCCTGCCGCACTGGTTCTGGCGCTCATTTCCATCAGTTTCACCACGAGTTATGCGGCGATGATTTACGGCAGCGGCGGGTCTGCCTTGCTGGCAGTCGGTTTGCCGCTGCTCTTGCTGTCCCTGTTTGTCATCATGCTGCTATCGGCCTGCACCAGTTCGCTGCCCTTCATGGTGGGCGGGACCGATACCAATTCCGTCGCGGTGCTGTCTTTGCTGGTGGCCGGGATTGTGGGAGAGATGCATGCCAACGGCAGCACGCCGCCGCAAATCGCTGTGACGGTGATGGTGGCGGTTTCTCTGAGTACGCTGATCTCGGGTCTTTGCATGCTGATGCTGGGCGGGGCGCGACGCGGCAATCTGGTGCAATTCATTCCGTTTCCGGTCGTCGGCGGTTTTCTGGCCGGCTCGGGTTATTTGCTGTTGAGCGGTGCTTTCGGTATTGCGACCGGTCAGGAACTGAGCTTTTTCAGTCTGCCGCTGCTACTGCATACCCACTGGCTGGTGCTGGTGCCGATGCTGATGGTGACCGGTTTGATGGTCTTAGCAAGTAAGCGGCAATGGCGGCATCCTATCGTTTTACCGCTGATTTTATTGGGGGCGAGCGCTGTTTTTTTCATTGGCCTGCACTTGAGCGATAGCAGTGTGGAGCAGGCGCGCAGCATGGGCTGGATGTTTCAACCGCTGCCCCACAGCAGTGAATTACTTCCTTTCAATTTGCCGCTGTCGGAAGTGAACTGGTCGCTGCTATCGCATCATTACAGGGAAGTCCTGGCAATGGTGGTGGTGGTGACGCTGGCGCTGCTGCTCAACGCGACCGCGATCAGTCTGGCGACCAAGAGCGAGATTGATTTCAACCATGAGTTGCGCAGCACCGGGATTGCCAATCTGGTTTCCGGCCTGATGGGCGGCGGTATCGGCGCACCTTCGCTCAGCCGCACCATGATCAATTACCGGGCCGGTAGCCGCAGCCGCGTGACGGGTGTGCTGGCGGCGTTGTTTGTTCTGCTGTTCGCCGGCTTTTTTTCCGACATGATCTCGCTGGTGCCTAAACCTGTTCTGGCCGGACTGCTGGGCGCGCTGGCATGGGGACTGCTGGAAGAGTGGGTGATCAAATCCCGACGGCATTTGTCGCGCAGCGACTATTTACTGATCCTCTTGATTCTGGTGGTGATTGCGGTCTCCGGCTTTGTGGCCGGTGTGGTGTTGGGCGTGATGGTTGCCTGCGTCTTGTTTGTTGTCGATTACGGCAGCATATCGTGCATTCAGATGGCATTTTCGGGAAGCTCATTAACCTCCCGGCTGGAGCGTGATCGGGAAACCAGCCTGCTGCTCAAAGAAGAGGGCTATCGCATTTTTGGCGTCTGTCTTCAGGGCTTCCTGTTTTTCGGCAGCTCCAACCAGATGGTCGAGCGCGTTCGCGAGCAGCTACGTTTGCAGGTGGAATATGTGGTCATCGATTTCCGTCGTGTGCAGGGAGTGGATGCTTCTACGTCGCAAAGTTTTATCAAGTTGCGCCAGATCTGCAATGAACGCGGCGTCACGCTGGTTCTGACCGGGGTGACCGAGAGTGCGCGTTTGTCGCTGGCGCATGCCTTGGGGCAGGGCGTCGCTGTGCCGGAATTCGAGTATCTGGATAGCGGGCTTGAATGGATAGAAAATGCGCTGCTGCAAAAATTGCAGACGGAGCAGGTAGCACCGGATTGGCATCAAAGCATGGCGCAGCATTTCGCTGCGGAGCAATTGCCGCATCTGTTTGCGCGGCTGGAAGTGATTGACCTGCAAGCCGGCGATCTGCTGTTCAACAAGGGCGATAACGGCGACGGTATGTATTTTATTGAGTATGGCCAGGTCAGTATCTGGTTGTCCTGGGAGGGGGGCCGGCCGGTTCGATTAAGATCGTTTGGAAGCGGTACTATCGTCGGTGAAATGGCGCTCTATACCGGCCTTCAGCGCACTGCGGATGTCATGACGGACAGGCCGACACGGGCGCACCGCTTGTCTGCCATCCATTTGCGTGAACTGGAGAAAGAAGAACCTGCGACGGCCTTGCAATTGCATAACTATGTGGTGAAAACCATTGCAGGCCGTCTGGCGGTGACGAATGAGGCTTACCGTCTGTCCTTTTAG